The Gallus gallus isolate bGalGal1 chromosome 3, bGalGal1.mat.broiler.GRCg7b, whole genome shotgun sequence genome window below encodes:
- the LOC121113143 gene encoding uncharacterized protein LOC121113143, which yields MTFLNNFMGWFGRGKASPISEVLPGHIPGFLGSPYHGIACIIEKWGPLRDAGNVQESPARLAEYFSSLNKNVLTTRERQLAASTVAWPLLMALNRLNITEGVLTDENQLLRDRVEELERQVAILRGKKPNPIIPVQKIRNISLEITGDPIQESPHELDSENESTKKSDLEAPLELDPFEIRPVVTQKTKKNAGQASGAAP from the coding sequence atgacatttttgaacaatttcatgggatggtttggacggggaaaggctagccccataagtgaggttttgccagggcacatcccgggattcctaggatccccatatcacgggattgcctgtattattgaaaaatggggtcccctacgggatgcaggaaatgttcaggaatccccagcccgcctggctgagtatttcagtagtctaaacaaaaacgtactcactacacgagaacgacagttagctgcctccacggtggcgtggccgctgctgatggccttgaaccggctaaatataactgaaggggttctcactgatgaaaatcaactattacgtgaccgtgtggaagaactagaaagacaggttgcaattttgagagggaaaaaacctaaccctataatcccggtacaaaaaatccgaaacatcTCTTTAGAAATAACTGGGGATCCTATACAAGAGAgtccacatgaactggactcagaaaatgaaagcactaagaagtcagatcttgaggctccactagagcttgatccctttgagatccgaccagttgtaactcaaaaaacaaaaaaaaacgcaggacaggccagcggggctgccccctga